One Brassica napus cultivar Da-Ae chromosome C2, Da-Ae, whole genome shotgun sequence DNA window includes the following coding sequences:
- the LOC106380727 gene encoding uncharacterized protein LOC106380727, protein MIGREEGNGGCAMEMAAAMKKRRMEEEDNPTQIPDDKEGLLEFMDQRAKSIQLCKDQISILERKLAEERKLMEDAETKFLQLDRVESDTFSKAKPKVSGKTEFWSEGDKVNTANGTSTSHARGEKMEYETSTPHPRSEKDPSKLPSIILPPSFKRKVSASVRSEVSQSAQAQPAVRRSYSFPREEAKRSHSTISNGVVREVQARDSHTDKGFAKPRIRVSSNISGQARQEKSEFNGNDELIALIGRSSLRPTIKSRAVAMLPSCHTKRMRSVAVSLSNRDLFATSALDCVVHFWKLHSNRSSPTLFNTVNRVGLDQKRWAEDIAWHPHRSELFSVYTADEGHAQVSALYLNEARESCESKFLKDRPHSKGLINRIMFTPWDDPCFITSGCDHAVVLWREQQRERNAWKSRLLHKDLHSSSVMGVAGMRHNNLVLSCGDDRRFVGFDARAEKTTFQHKLDNRCTNLLPNPRDVNLVMVHTRQLDRQLRLYDVRLPQTELFSFGWKQESSESQSALINQSWSPDGLHISSGSSDPVIHIFDIRYNAPSPSVSIKAHKKRVFKAEWQSSQQLVSISSDLEIGIHKLW, encoded by the exons ccAACTCAAATCCCAGATGATAAAGAAGGTCTGTTAGAGTTCATGGACCAGCGTGCCAAGTCAATCCAACTCTGTAAAGACCAGATTTCAATCCTCGAGAGAAAg CTTGCTGAAGAGAGAAAACTGATGGAAGATGCGGAGACCAAGTTTTTACAACTTGATCGTGTTGAAAGTGATACCTTTTCTAAGGCAAAACCAAAGGTGTCTGGTAAAACAGAGTTCTGGAGCGAGGGAGATAAGGTGAATACAGCCAATGGAACCTCGACTTCGCATGCGCGTGGTGAGAAGATGGAGTATGAAACATCTACTCCACATCCACGTAGTGAGAAGGATCCTTCGAAGTTGCCGTCCATTATTTTACCGCCTTCTTTCAAGAGGAAAGTTTCTGCTTCTGTCAGATCAGAAGTGAGTCAGAGCGCACAAGCTCAACCAGCGGTTAGAAGGAGTTATAGTTTCCCAAGGGAAGAAGCCAAGAGATCTCATTCCACTATATCTAATGGAGTGGTTAGGGAAGTTCAAGCTCGAGATAGCCACACTGATAAGGGCTTTGCGAAGCCAAGGATCAGAGTTTCTTCTAACATTTCTGGACAAGCTCGGCAGGAAAAGTCTG agttCAATGGAAATGATGAGTTGATAGCGCTTATAGGTAGGAGCTCTTTGCGTCCCACAATCAAAAGCCGTGCCGTAGCTATGCTACCAAGTTGCCACACCAAAAGAATGAGAAGTGTTGCTGTTTCTCTTTCAAACCGTGATCTTTTTGCCACAAG TGCATTGGATTGTGTGGTTCATTTTTGGAAGCTTCATTCTAATAG GTCCTCACCTACACTGTTTAACACCGTTAATCGGGTAGGATTAGATCAGAAGAGATGGGCAGAAGATATAGCTTGGCATCCTCACAGAAGTGAACTTTTCTCTGTGTATACTGCAGATGAAGGTCATGCTCAAGTATCAGCCTTATATCTAAACGAAGCTAGAGAG AGTTGTGAGTCAAAATTTCTGAAAGACAGGCCTCACAGCAAAGGACTCATCAACAGAATCATGTTTACACCGTGGGACGATCCTTGTTTCATCACAAGCGGGTGTGACCACGCGGTAGTGCTATGGCGCGAACAACAACGCGAGCGCAACGCATGGAAGTCGAGGCTTCTGCATAAGGATTTACACTCCTCATCCGTGATGGGAGTCGCTGGAATGCGCCACAACAATCTCGTCTTGTCATGTGGAGACGACAGGAGATTCGTCGGGTTCGATGCTCGAGCAGAGAAAACCACGTTTCAGCATAAACTAGACAACAGATGCACAAACTTGCTGCCAAACCCTCGTGATGTTAATCTTGTCATGGTTCACACAAG GCAGCTAGACAGGCAACTTCGGTTGTATGATGTGAGATTGCCTCAGACGGAGCTGTTTTCTTTTGGGTGGAAGCAAGAGAGCAGCGAGTCGCAGTCTGCTTTAATCAACCAGTCTTGGTCTCCAGATGGTTTGCACATCTCGTCTGGCTCTTCGGACCCTGTGATCCATATCTTCGATATCCGGTACAATGCGCCGAGCCCGTCTGTGTCGATCAAGGCTCATAAGAAAAGGGTGTTCAAAGCTGAGTGGCAATCTTCTCAGCAACTTGTCTCCATCTCGTCAGATTTAGAAATT